In a single window of the Chondrocystis sp. NIES-4102 genome:
- a CDS encoding WD-40 repeat-containing protein has translation MRKLKQRRNRGVILTNEGLEAIQSKRSLWEIQDNFGERYTYEKLSELVNLDINTIKKILVTQEAVDRRSIEKLFIAFKLEITEKYYTKINHNLKQDWGEAIAVDYFFGRTIELDTIKTWVVKDRCRLITLLGMGGIGKTTLSLKLAQEIKSNFDYVIWRSLREAPPLEEILISLIEFLSQGQETAANLPLKVGQKITRLIEHLRSYRCLILLDNAESLLDKGGRVGTYLPGCEEYGELFKRVGQTSHISCLMLTSREKPKEIAVLEGDRLAVRSMQLEGLREKGQEICKIKGLSGSEPELKLLSDRYAGNPLALKVVATTIQDLFEGNIAKFLKQEKIVFGDVREILDQQFDRLSATEREIMYWLAIAREPIEIKELQEDVVWQISSIKLLETLESLSRRSLIESNLSGFTQQPVVMEYVTSRLIEEIIQEFVNQKPQLLRTHALIKATAKDYIRENQIRLILQPILKRLTATFGQHTTAHLNEILTTQRLRFQGDPNYTAGNLINCFSQLKTDLTGYDFSNLCVWQADLRTLQLHQVNFQNADLSKSVFAENFGGIWSVAFSPDGQYLATGDTKGNISWRRVVDGQLIRRFEGHHGWVVSLAFTPDGQTLASGSCDCTVKLWNVATGQCLHTLDAHLQEVWSVCFSPDGELLATGCDDHQVRLWQVSTGECLQVYSDHLSEVLAVIFTSDGQQLISASQDQTIRFWDLKTGICQKIIPGHQAGIRSLGLSPDGQMLVSASSDRTIKLWDLNTAECLQVFLGHENVVLNVTFAPQGEWVVSSSIDQTVRLWDINTAECLKVFFGHTNVVNGVAFSPQGCLIASGSYDQTVKLWNPLTSQCLKTWQGYNNQALSLAFNHNGQILASGGQDAKIRLWDSQTSKVIKTIEGHSNWVLSVVFNHNQDLIASGSYDQTIKLWDIPTGKCLNTLKGHRGAVRSITFGVDGKTLVSAGDDQTIRFWDLATGKPKEILKGHLAEIWAISFNSTYQLLASASFDQTIKLWDIKTNKCLITLNGHTSWVWAIAWSRDNQSLVSTSADQTIRIWDISTGKCEKILRDRTGHSQVIAYSIDGQLIASCSQDHNLKLWQVSSGKCIKILSGHQALVNSIAFSPDGSCLVSSSEDETIKLWDLTTGQCVKTLLVDQPYKSMNIQGVSGLTKANISNLEALGTIF, from the coding sequence ATGAGAAAGCTAAAGCAAAGACGAAACCGTGGTGTAATTCTGACAAATGAAGGCTTAGAAGCAATCCAAAGCAAGCGATCGCTCTGGGAAATTCAAGATAATTTTGGGGAAAGATATACTTATGAAAAATTAAGTGAACTGGTTAATTTAGATATCAATACAATTAAAAAAATATTAGTTACTCAAGAAGCGGTTGATAGACGCTCAATTGAAAAATTATTTATAGCTTTTAAATTAGAAATTACAGAAAAATACTACACTAAAATCAACCATAATCTAAAACAAGATTGGGGAGAAGCGATCGCGGTTGATTATTTTTTTGGACGCACTATAGAATTAGACACAATTAAAACCTGGGTAGTAAAAGATCGCTGTCGTCTAATTACACTTTTAGGTATGGGGGGTATTGGCAAAACAACCTTATCTTTAAAACTGGCTCAAGAAATTAAGAGTAATTTTGATTATGTAATTTGGAGATCTTTGCGTGAAGCTCCTCCCCTAGAAGAAATTCTAATCAGTTTAATCGAGTTTTTATCCCAAGGACAGGAAACAGCAGCGAATTTACCTCTAAAAGTGGGACAAAAAATTACTCGTCTAATTGAGCATTTACGCTCCTATCGCTGTTTAATCTTGCTTGATAATGCCGAATCTCTATTAGATAAAGGTGGTCGTGTAGGAACTTATTTACCAGGATGTGAAGAATATGGTGAACTATTTAAACGAGTAGGACAAACTAGTCACATAAGCTGTTTGATGCTAACCTCACGGGAAAAACCTAAAGAAATAGCTGTCTTAGAAGGGGATAGATTAGCAGTGCGCTCAATGCAGTTAGAAGGATTGCGAGAAAAAGGACAAGAAATATGTAAAATTAAAGGATTATCAGGATCAGAGCCAGAATTAAAACTCTTGAGCGATCGCTATGCAGGGAATCCACTCGCTCTTAAGGTTGTGGCTACTACCATTCAAGATCTTTTTGAAGGTAATATTGCTAAATTTCTCAAGCAAGAAAAAATAGTATTTGGTGATGTCAGGGAAATTCTTGATCAGCAGTTTGATCGACTATCAGCCACCGAGAGAGAAATCATGTATTGGCTGGCGATCGCCCGTGAACCAATCGAAATTAAAGAATTACAAGAAGATGTAGTCTGGCAAATTTCCTCAATTAAATTATTAGAAACCTTGGAATCACTATCAAGACGCTCTTTGATTGAAAGTAATCTTAGTGGTTTTACTCAGCAACCCGTAGTTATGGAATATGTAACTAGTCGTTTGATTGAAGAAATAATACAAGAATTTGTTAACCAAAAACCGCAACTATTACGTACTCATGCTCTAATCAAAGCAACTGCTAAAGACTATATTCGAGAAAATCAAATTAGATTAATTCTTCAGCCTATTCTTAAGCGACTTACAGCTACTTTTGGTCAGCATACCACAGCACATTTAAATGAAATTCTCACAACCCAACGTCTGAGATTTCAAGGCGATCCGAACTATACAGCAGGTAATCTAATTAATTGTTTCTCTCAGCTAAAAACCGATCTTACAGGTTATGATTTCTCAAATCTCTGTGTATGGCAAGCAGATCTACGTACTTTACAATTACATCAGGTAAACTTCCAAAATGCCGACCTTTCAAAATCAGTCTTTGCGGAAAATTTCGGCGGTATTTGGTCAGTAGCTTTTAGTCCTGATGGTCAATATTTAGCCACAGGGGATACTAAAGGTAATATTTCCTGGCGAAGAGTGGTAGATGGTCAATTAATACGCAGATTTGAGGGACATCATGGGTGGGTGGTGTCCTTAGCCTTTACCCCCGACGGACAAACCTTAGCTAGCGGTAGTTGCGATTGTACAGTTAAACTTTGGAATGTTGCAACTGGTCAATGTCTCCATACTTTAGATGCACATTTACAAGAAGTCTGGTCGGTATGCTTTAGTCCCGATGGGGAATTACTCGCTACAGGATGTGACGATCATCAGGTGAGATTGTGGCAGGTTAGTACAGGTGAATGCCTACAAGTTTATTCAGATCATTTGAGTGAAGTTTTAGCGGTAATTTTTACCTCCGATGGACAACAATTAATTAGCGCAAGTCAAGATCAGACTATTAGATTTTGGGATCTTAAAACGGGGATATGCCAGAAAATTATACCAGGACATCAAGCTGGGATACGTTCCCTCGGATTAAGTCCCGATGGTCAGATGTTAGTAAGTGCCAGTAGCGATCGCACTATTAAACTTTGGGATCTTAATACTGCAGAATGTTTACAAGTTTTTCTTGGTCATGAAAATGTAGTACTAAATGTAACTTTTGCCCCCCAGGGGGAATGGGTGGTTAGTAGTAGCATCGATCAGACAGTGAGATTATGGGATATTAATACTGCCGAATGTTTAAAAGTTTTTTTTGGTCACACAAATGTAGTTAATGGAGTGGCGTTTAGTCCTCAAGGTTGTTTAATAGCTAGTGGGAGTTACGATCAAACAGTAAAACTGTGGAATCCTCTAACATCTCAATGCCTTAAAACCTGGCAGGGGTATAATAATCAAGCTTTATCCCTAGCTTTCAACCATAATGGGCAAATATTAGCAAGTGGTGGTCAAGATGCCAAAATTAGATTGTGGGATAGTCAGACGAGTAAAGTTATCAAGACTATTGAAGGACATTCAAATTGGGTATTATCGGTAGTTTTCAACCATAATCAGGATCTTATAGCTAGTGGAAGTTACGATCAAACAATAAAACTGTGGGATATCCCAACAGGGAAATGTCTTAACACCTTAAAAGGACATCGAGGTGCAGTGCGATCGATTACATTTGGAGTGGATGGTAAAACTTTAGTCAGTGCAGGGGATGATCAGACAATTAGATTTTGGGATCTGGCGACGGGGAAACCTAAAGAAATTCTTAAGGGACATTTGGCTGAGATCTGGGCAATTAGCTTTAATTCTACCTATCAATTGCTGGCTAGTGCTTCCTTCGATCAGACAATAAAACTGTGGGATATAAAAACCAATAAATGTTTAATAACTTTAAATGGACATACTAGTTGGGTCTGGGCGATCGCTTGGAGTAGAGATAATCAAAGTCTGGTTAGTACTAGTGCCGATCAAACTATTAGAATTTGGGATATTTCGACAGGAAAATGCGAAAAAATCTTACGCGATCGCACAGGACATTCCCAGGTGATAGCTTATAGTATCGATGGTCAGTTAATAGCTAGTTGTAGTCAAGACCATAATCTCAAACTCTGGCAAGTTAGTAGTGGCAAATGTATTAAAATACTATCTGGTCATCAAGCCTTGGTAAACTCCATTGCTTTTAGTCCTGATGGGTCTTGCTTGGTTAGTAGTAGTGAGGATGAAACAATTAAACTTTGGGATCTTACTACTGGTCAATGCGTTAAAACTTTACTAGTAGACCAACCCTACAAGTCCATGAATATTCAGGGAGTCAGTGGTTTAACCAAAGCCAACATTAGTAATCTTGAAGCTTTAGGCACAATTTTCTAA
- a CDS encoding sulfotransferase has protein sequence MNMQNIKTVNRPRPVLMTPIRRCGSHALRLRLNLSPDFYSPYPLHIVDFMPLVQLYGDLNNDWSYFQLIVDLVGLQSATMVKWDNVALDPVKIFEAIKNEPRSPHRVAWEMLFQAGQKHQAKVVMDKSLDNVFYGDELVELFDDILFLNVVRDPRAQVNSINRAIIHDYDTILNTISWVKAQKQAQSLIAKYPDRVLTIRYEDFLNNQEVVLYKICQFLGIEFLDSMMDVSSSKEAKNIAVLSALWETNSSAPIPAYIDKFKQTMSTEEIEIIESIAGEYMEHYGYEKMTPASFEVTPEAIASAKKRSAPKKEQAWFELKSKDPRDYQLRRFRADYLDMVKQRLLAQQVAALNRSEMIEYAI, from the coding sequence ATGAATATGCAAAATATTAAGACAGTTAATAGACCCAGACCAGTTTTAATGACTCCAATTAGACGTTGTGGAAGTCACGCTTTACGTTTGAGACTAAATTTATCACCTGATTTTTATTCTCCCTACCCTCTACATATTGTGGATTTTATGCCATTGGTGCAACTATATGGAGATTTAAATAATGATTGGTCTTATTTTCAATTAATTGTAGACTTAGTAGGACTACAAAGTGCCACAATGGTTAAATGGGATAATGTTGCATTAGACCCTGTTAAAATTTTTGAAGCTATTAAGAATGAGCCACGTAGTCCACATCGAGTAGCTTGGGAAATGTTATTTCAAGCGGGACAAAAACATCAAGCTAAAGTGGTGATGGATAAGTCTTTAGATAATGTTTTTTATGGGGATGAGTTAGTTGAGCTTTTCGATGATATTTTATTCTTAAATGTAGTGCGTGATCCTCGCGCCCAAGTTAACAGTATTAATCGCGCAATTATTCATGACTACGATACAATTTTAAATACTATTTCTTGGGTAAAAGCACAAAAGCAAGCTCAATCTTTAATCGCTAAATATCCAGATCGTGTACTAACAATTAGATACGAAGACTTTCTGAATAATCAAGAAGTTGTTTTATATAAGATTTGTCAGTTTTTGGGAATTGAATTTTTAGATTCCATGATGGATGTTAGTAGTTCTAAAGAAGCTAAAAACATCGCCGTCTTATCTGCACTTTGGGAAACCAATAGTTCTGCTCCTATTCCTGCTTATATTGATAAATTTAAGCAAACAATGAGTACTGAAGAAATCGAAATTATCGAATCGATCGCAGGTGAATATATGGAGCATTATGGGTATGAAAAAATGACCCCCGCCTCTTTTGAAGTTACTCCCGAAGCGATCGCGTCCGCTAAAAAACGTAGTGCGCCCAAAAAAGAACAAGCATGGTTTGAATTAAAAAGTAAAGATCCCCGTGACTATCAATTACGCAGATTCCGTGCTGATTATTTAGATATGGTCAAGCAGAGACTTTTGGCTCAGCAAGTAGCTGCTTTAAATCGCTCAGAAATGATTGAATACGCCATATAA
- a CDS encoding adenylylsulfate reductase, thioredoxin dependent → MTQATVTKTSLNFAQIQAEYEHKTPQEILTLALDKFDNIAISFSGAEDVVLIDMAKKITDNVQVFSIDTGRLHSQTYQFFERVRQHYNIELEILFPDAQQVEALVKEKGLFSFYQDTHSECCGIRKVVPLRRKLNTLEAWITGQRKDQSPDTRASIPVMQLDTAFSTEDHNLVKFNPLANWTSQQVWQYIRDFDVPYNQLHELGFVSIGCEPCTKAVLPNQHEREGRWWWENAAQKECGFHQANLQVSK, encoded by the coding sequence ATGACTCAAGCTACTGTTACCAAAACATCTTTAAATTTTGCCCAAATTCAAGCGGAATACGAACATAAAACCCCTCAAGAAATTTTAACTTTAGCCTTAGATAAATTTGACAATATTGCTATTTCTTTTAGTGGTGCTGAGGATGTTGTCTTAATTGATATGGCGAAAAAAATTACTGATAATGTACAAGTTTTCTCTATAGACACTGGTCGTCTACATTCCCAAACTTATCAATTTTTTGAAAGGGTTAGGCAACATTATAATATTGAATTAGAAATCTTGTTTCCAGATGCTCAACAAGTGGAAGCTTTAGTTAAGGAAAAAGGTTTATTTAGTTTCTACCAGGACACCCATTCTGAATGCTGTGGAATTCGTAAAGTAGTTCCTCTACGTCGTAAATTAAATACTCTAGAAGCCTGGATCACTGGACAACGCAAAGATCAAAGTCCTGATACTCGTGCTAGTATTCCTGTTATGCAATTAGATACTGCCTTTTCCACTGAAGATCATAATTTAGTTAAATTTAATCCTTTAGCTAATTGGACATCTCAGCAAGTATGGCAATATATTAGAGATTTTGATGTACCATACAATCAATTACATGAGCTTGGTTTCGTTAGTATTGGTTGTGAACCCTGTACTAAAGCTGTACTCCCTAATCAACATGAAAGAGAAGGTCGTTGGTGGTGGGAAAATGCAGCCCAGAAGGAATGTGGTTTCCATCAAGCAAATTTGCAAGTTAGCAAGTAG
- a CDS encoding photosystem I reaction centre subunit XI/PsaL: MNEYTAIQPAGDPQIGNLATPLNSSDFSKSFIRNLPAYRDGLAPFRRGLEVGMAHGYFIYGPFLMLGPLRNTDNADIAALLSSLGLIAILTVCLSLYASTMGGKPTETITTGRVPAAFSTKEGWSEFGSGFFMGGAGGAFFAYFLLSSAYLAGIKTLIAN, translated from the coding sequence ATGAATGAATACACAGCTATTCAACCCGCAGGAGATCCTCAAATTGGCAATTTAGCTACTCCTCTTAATTCCTCAGACTTTAGTAAAAGCTTTATCCGTAACTTACCTGCATACCGTGATGGTTTAGCACCATTTCGTCGTGGGTTAGAAGTCGGCATGGCACATGGGTATTTTATCTATGGACCTTTCTTAATGTTGGGGCCATTACGTAATACAGACAATGCTGATATTGCTGCTTTATTATCATCTCTAGGGTTAATAGCAATTTTAACCGTCTGCTTATCCCTATATGCTAGTACTATGGGTGGTAAACCTACTGAAACTATTACTACAGGTCGTGTGCCTGCTGCTTTTTCTACCAAAGAAGGTTGGAGTGAGTTTGGCAGTGGTTTCTTCATGGGTGGTGCTGGAGGAGCATTCTTTGCTTATTTCTTGCTTTCCTCAGCCTATTTAGCAGGTATAAAAACCCTAATTGCTAATTAA
- a CDS encoding photosystem I reaction center subunit VIII, whose translation MIGSYAASWLPIAMVPLVGIVGAAISMALLHVYIEGESETK comes from the coding sequence ATGATTGGCAGTTATGCAGCTTCCTGGCTACCCATTGCTATGGTCCCGCTTGTCGGTATTGTAGGCGCAGCAATATCTATGGCTCTTTTGCACGTTTATATTGAAGGCGAATCTGAAACAAAATAG
- a CDS encoding cobyrinic acid a,c-diamide synthase yields the protein MVSIVAEETEFSSSKLAKELKVALEKLPLDAQESIVDNNFIARIFLDALGFSLPERIPEFKTGDGAVDYALRKNIKDNNFLHDKTNPQVLVEIKGRDINLNSGTPAYKAIVKQIKRYLLAPYCQSAQWGIITNSKHIQLFRKHGKVVYPATPILEITPDNIGDITVKIRSKIEQTSRALTVAIYNNKGGVGKTTTVINLAATLTLHKQKVLVIDFDPNQRDLTDYLNVHVGKYKLYDCLKDKKGLININKVICPYIKTFKNGISLSFDVIPVDEQFTKIDEDKLRSELSFYSLRKKLETLKSDYDYILIDAPPNWRYFSISAVYAADVVLIPTQHNNIGSLKNAATVIGQYIPEIQKARQAKTQGLELGAIALPIFFNGEKITEATKVNAKNAINEIINKACKLYNFDLISYFYPNFLHSKNTSIFELPNLAFIASSCFENIPAVYKSKVAYDYYSQLAKEYFLQ from the coding sequence ATGGTATCTATAGTTGCAGAAGAAACAGAATTTTCCTCTTCCAAACTAGCAAAAGAATTAAAAGTAGCATTAGAAAAGTTACCTTTAGATGCACAAGAATCAATAGTAGATAATAATTTCATTGCTAGAATATTTTTAGATGCTTTAGGTTTTTCTTTACCAGAGCGTATTCCAGAATTTAAAACGGGTGACGGGGCTGTTGATTATGCCCTGCGTAAGAATATAAAAGATAATAATTTTCTACATGATAAAACTAATCCTCAAGTATTAGTTGAAATAAAAGGTAGAGATATTAATCTTAATAGTGGAACACCTGCTTATAAAGCGATAGTTAAACAGATAAAACGTTATTTATTAGCACCTTATTGTCAATCCGCACAATGGGGCATAATTACTAATTCTAAACACATTCAATTATTTAGAAAACATGGCAAAGTTGTTTATCCTGCAACACCTATTTTAGAAATCACCCCTGATAATATTGGAGATATTACTGTAAAGATTAGAAGTAAAATTGAACAAACATCAAGAGCTTTAACGGTAGCTATCTATAATAATAAAGGTGGGGTTGGTAAAACCACAACAGTTATCAATTTAGCAGCTACTCTAACGTTACATAAGCAAAAAGTTTTAGTTATTGATTTTGACCCTAATCAAAGGGATTTGACCGATTACTTAAATGTTCATGTAGGCAAATATAAGTTATATGATTGTTTAAAAGATAAAAAAGGTTTAATAAATATCAATAAAGTTATTTGTCCTTATATTAAAACTTTTAAAAATGGAATTTCCTTGAGTTTTGATGTAATTCCTGTAGATGAACAATTTACTAAAATAGATGAGGATAAGTTACGTAGTGAATTAAGTTTTTATAGCTTACGTAAAAAACTAGAAACCCTTAAATCTGATTACGATTATATTTTAATTGATGCCCCTCCTAACTGGAGATATTTTAGTATTAGTGCTGTCTATGCAGCAGATGTAGTTTTAATACCAACGCAACATAATAATATTGGTTCATTAAAAAATGCAGCTACAGTTATTGGACAATATATTCCAGAAATACAAAAAGCTCGACAAGCAAAAACTCAAGGTTTAGAATTAGGAGCGATCGCTTTACCTATTTTTTTTAATGGAGAAAAGATTACTGAAGCAACTAAAGTTAATGCAAAAAATGCAATTAACGAAATTATTAATAAAGCATGCAAACTATATAATTTTGATTTAATATCCTATTTTTATCCTAATTTTCTCCATAGCAAAAACACTTCTATCTTTGAATTACCCAATCTAGCTTTTATAGCATCTTCTTGTTTTGAAAACATTCCTGCTGTTTATAAAAGTAAAGTGGCTTATGATTATTATTCTCAATTAGCTAAGGAGTATTTTTTACAATGA
- a CDS encoding NAD-dependent epimerase/dehydratase, with translation MKVAIIGCGYVGSQVARLWHAAGDEVTVTTTSPHKQEQLQTIATTVVILTGDNLASFRELVQEQDVILLSVAPKQRGGETYAKTYLETAENLVKAIDSGSQLKQLIYTSSYGIINDMSGDVVDETVVINPVSDKSKILYQTEQVLMSASTPQLKTCILRLSGIYGKGRELIKIFHKRAGTTQPGTGDNYTNWVNLEDIVRAIAFARQQQLDGIYNVNSDQVLTSKDFFAQLFQAHNLPGITWDSTQTPSRSLNLKLSSSKLKAAGFEFQHPLIEFI, from the coding sequence ATGAAAGTGGCAATTATTGGCTGTGGGTATGTCGGTAGTCAAGTAGCCCGTTTATGGCACGCAGCAGGAGATGAAGTTACTGTCACCACCACCTCCCCCCACAAGCAAGAGCAACTACAAACAATTGCAACCACAGTAGTTATCTTAACAGGCGATAATTTAGCAAGTTTTAGGGAATTAGTGCAAGAGCAAGATGTAATCTTATTAAGTGTTGCTCCAAAACAGCGCGGAGGGGAAACCTATGCTAAAACCTACCTGGAAACGGCAGAGAATTTAGTTAAGGCAATTGATAGTGGATCGCAACTTAAGCAGTTGATTTATACTAGTAGTTATGGTATTATCAATGATATGAGTGGGGATGTTGTGGACGAAACTGTTGTAATTAATCCCGTTAGTGATAAAAGCAAGATACTCTACCAAACAGAGCAAGTATTAATGTCAGCTTCAACACCGCAATTAAAAACTTGTATTCTGCGACTATCAGGAATTTATGGCAAAGGTAGAGAATTAATCAAGATTTTCCATAAACGAGCAGGCACAACCCAACCAGGTACAGGAGACAATTATACTAACTGGGTTAATTTAGAGGACATTGTAAGAGCGATCGCTTTTGCGCGTCAACAGCAGTTAGATGGTATTTATAATGTAAATAGTGATCAGGTATTAACGAGTAAAGATTTTTTCGCTCAATTATTTCAAGCCCATAACCTTCCTGGAATTACTTGGGATAGTACTCAAACTCCAAGTCGCTCTTTGAATTTAAAATTATCCTCTTCAAAGTTAAAAGCTGCTGGTTTTGAATTCCAACATCCCTTAATTGAATTTATTTAA
- a CDS encoding porin type major outer membrane protein, whose product MAKISLGKIAPIIFTAIIAGLYSNPAQGQTILNQIEQYGQENQINQVTNVNQLKDVSPTDWAYEALRSLVDRYGCIAGFPNQTYRGDQPLSRYEFAAGLNSCLNQIERLIASSQTVTQEDLDTINRLNQEFEAELISLGDKLDNLETQTAKLEDTQFSTTTKLAGESIVAVASVVAGSNDDGVDATNDEIDQVPVLGHRTRLELETSFSGEDLLFTRLSTGNFPEFVEQTGTFQGELAFAEPADNQLGLEVLFYDRPIGEDTNILIGAVGLAADDIANTVSILDGDGASGAISAFGTRSPIYLPPGETGLGIIHRLGDKLELSAGYLAGEASQTEEDSGLFSGSYSALGQILFTPSEKLNLAFTYVHGRDQSDTGVGSDLANIQALTTPDEGEPLDENIFAQGVPTVSDSYGAQFSFALSDRVVIGGWGGLSKVTTLSSFNAGGQLVERGTQDIWNWAATLAFPDLGKEGNLGGIIVGMQPWVADSTIDTPGFGTDQEQSLHAEAFYQYQINDNIAVTPGVVYINKPDNNENNDDLILTTIRTTFTF is encoded by the coding sequence ATGGCTAAGATTTCTTTGGGCAAAATCGCCCCAATCATTTTCACCGCTATAATTGCAGGCTTATATAGTAATCCAGCCCAAGGACAAACAATACTCAATCAAATAGAACAATACGGGCAAGAAAACCAAATAAATCAAGTAACCAATGTCAATCAATTAAAAGATGTTTCCCCCACAGACTGGGCATATGAAGCCTTGCGTAGCTTGGTAGATCGTTATGGTTGTATTGCAGGCTTTCCTAATCAAACATACCGAGGTGATCAGCCCCTATCACGTTACGAATTTGCTGCGGGCTTAAATTCCTGTTTAAACCAAATTGAGCGTCTAATTGCTTCCTCCCAGACTGTTACCCAAGAAGACTTAGATACAATCAATCGTTTAAATCAAGAATTTGAAGCAGAATTAATCTCATTGGGGGATAAACTAGACAACTTAGAAACTCAGACAGCCAAATTAGAAGATACACAGTTTTCCACCACTACAAAGTTAGCAGGAGAATCAATTGTCGCGGTTGCCAGTGTGGTTGCAGGTTCAAACGATGATGGAGTAGATGCCACCAATGACGAAATCGATCAAGTTCCTGTTTTAGGTCATCGTACGCGCTTAGAATTAGAAACCAGCTTTAGTGGAGAAGATTTACTATTTACCCGTCTTTCTACGGGAAATTTCCCCGAATTTGTGGAACAAACAGGCACTTTTCAGGGAGAATTAGCTTTTGCTGAACCTGCGGATAACCAATTAGGGTTAGAAGTCCTATTTTACGATCGCCCTATTGGCGAAGACACTAATATCTTAATTGGGGCAGTAGGGCTAGCTGCTGATGATATCGCTAATACTGTTAGTATCTTAGATGGAGATGGTGCTTCTGGGGCAATATCCGCCTTTGGTACTCGTAGTCCGATATATCTACCCCCAGGGGAAACTGGACTAGGAATTATTCATAGATTAGGGGATAAATTAGAATTAAGTGCTGGTTATTTAGCAGGGGAAGCTAGCCAAACTGAAGAAGATAGTGGATTATTTAGTGGTTCATATAGTGCCTTGGGACAAATACTATTTACTCCCTCTGAAAAACTCAACCTTGCCTTTACTTATGTACATGGTCGCGATCAGAGTGATACAGGGGTAGGTAGCGATCTTGCCAATATCCAAGCCTTAACTACACCAGATGAGGGTGAACCATTAGACGAGAATATTTTTGCCCAGGGAGTGCCGACGGTAAGTGATTCCTATGGCGCACAGTTTTCCTTTGCCTTAAGCGATCGCGTTGTTATTGGTGGTTGGGGTGGCTTAAGTAAGGTTACTACCCTCTCTAGTTTTAACGCGGGTGGACAGCTAGTTGAAAGAGGGACACAAGATATTTGGAATTGGGCTGCTACTTTAGCTTTTCCAGATCTGGGTAAGGAAGGTAACCTCGGTGGTATTATTGTGGGGATGCAGCCCTGGGTGGCAGATTCTACCATTGATACACCAGGTTTTGGCACAGATCAAGAACAATCCCTCCATGCTGAGGCTTTCTATCAGTATCAAATCAACGATAATATTGCTGTTACACCTGGGGTTGTTTATATTAATAAACCCGATAACAATGAGAACAATGATGATTTAATTTTGACAACTATCCGCACTACTTTTACTTTTTAA